From the Chryseobacterium sp. G0201 genome, the window TTTTTCCGTTACTGAAGCAGGATCTACTTTAATAGAAGCCATATCGATAACAAAATTACCTGCAGAAAGTTGTCCTCCTTCAACATTTAAGTCACCAGATTTCACATTGATTGTTCCCCAACGAGGCGCAAAACCTCCTTTATGGAACGCTTTCCAGTTTACTAAAGAAGTTGCAGCATCAACAGCTAAAACTTCACCTTTTCCTTCTGCAACAGTTTTTTCAGTAGCTGTAGCAGCCGTATCTGCAGATTTTTCTTTATTACATGATGCTGCAAACAAACCTACAGCAACTAATGCAATGACACTAAGTTTTTTCATATTATTTATTGTAAAAAAATTATTATTCTGAATTATAAGGTAAACGAAATTATTAAATTAATATTTCACTTCCTTAATTTTAACAGGTCAAAAATAGAAAAAACAACTTTTCATAACCTTAACATACATCAAGAAATGAAAAATTGAACCTTTTTTATCATAATTAAATCAAATATAGTAAATCTCAAAATTTAAATCGAGGGCAAAAATGCCTATTTTAGCACTTTAATTTTACAGAATGACAAATATTGAATTCATCCAGAAGATTGTAAACATTTCCGAAAAAAGCATTAATGCAACGCTTCAGCTTTTGGCAGAAGACTGCACCATTCCTTTTATATCGCGTTATAGAAAAGACAGAACCGGAAATCTGGATGAAGTACAGATAGAGCAAATTTCAAAGATCAGTAAGCAGTTTGAAGAGATTATAAAAAGAAAAGAAACGATATTAAAATCTGTTGAAGAACAAAACGCCTTAACACCGGAATTTAAACAAAGAATAGAAGAAAGTTTCGATATTCAGGAGCTTGAGGATCTCTATTTACCTTTCAAAAAACGTAAAAAAACAAAAGCTGATGCTGCCAAAGAAAAAGGGTTAGAACCTTTAGCTAGAATTATTATGAGTCAGAAAAGTAATGATCTGATGTTTTTAGCATCAAAATATCTGAATGACAACGTTTCATCCGAAGAAGAAGCACTTCAGGGAGCAAGAGACATTATGGCAGAATGGATCAACGAAAATATGTACGTTCGTAAAAATCTCCGTAGATTATTTCAGCGTAAAGCGCTTATCACTTCTAAAGTTGTTAAAGCCAAAAAGGACGAAGAAGGCGCACAAAAATTCTCCCAATATTTTGAGTGGGACGAGCCTTTGTATAAAACTCCATCTCACAGGCTTCTCGCGATGTTGAGAGCAGAATCGGAAGGTTTCGTGAAAACAAATGTCGGCGTTGACAAAGAAGAAGCCATTAATTTTATTGAAAATGCCATTATTAAATCCAATAACGAAAGTTCAGATCAAATTGCATTAGCCATAAAAGACAGTTATAAAAGGCTATTGGAACCCGCTATTTCAAACGAAACTTTACAGGAAGCTAAAGAAAAAGCAGATAAAAAAGCCATTGAAATTTTCTCTGAAAACTTAAGTCAATTATTACTAGCGCCACCTTTAGGCGAAAAAAGAATTCTGGCGATCGATCCCGGATATAAAAGTGGCTGTAAAATCGTGTGTATCGACGAAAAGGGAGACTTGCTCCACAATGAAACCATCTATCCTCACGCTCCACAAAACGAGTCGGGAATGGCTATGAAAAAGATACGTTCGATGGTCAATGCCTATAATATTGAAGCTATTTCTATCGGAAACGGTACCGCAAGCCGTGAAACTGAATTTTTCATTAAAAAAATAGCATTCGATAAGCCTTTGCAGGTTTTTGTAGTTTCGGAAGCGGGAGCATCTGTTTATTCTGCCAGTAAAATTGCCAGAGATGAATTCCCAAGTTATGACGTGACTGTTCGTGGTGCGGTTTCCATCGGAAGAAGATTGGCTGATCCGTTGGCTGAATTGGTTAAAATTGATGCTAAATCAATCGGAGTTGGACAATATCAACATGATGTAGATCAGACTCAATTAAAAAACGAATTGGATTCTACAGTCATGAGATGTGTAAACTCTGTCGGGATTAATTTGAATACAGCAAGTAAATCATTATTAAGCTATGTTTCCGGAATTGGTGAGAAAATGGCTGAAAACATCGTAAACTACCGAGCTGAAAATGGTGCTTTTGAAGATAGAAAACAACTGAAAAAAGTTCCACGTTTGGGCGAAAAAGCTTATCAACAGGCTGCTGCTTTTATTAGAATTACACATGGAAAAAATCCATTAGACAATTCAGCTGTACATCCTGAAGCCTATAAAATCGTTGAAAAAATGGCGAAAGATCTAGGCATTAAAACGGATGAATTAATTGCCAATAAAGAGAAAATAGCTTTAATTC encodes:
- a CDS encoding Tex family protein, giving the protein MTNIEFIQKIVNISEKSINATLQLLAEDCTIPFISRYRKDRTGNLDEVQIEQISKISKQFEEIIKRKETILKSVEEQNALTPEFKQRIEESFDIQELEDLYLPFKKRKKTKADAAKEKGLEPLARIIMSQKSNDLMFLASKYLNDNVSSEEEALQGARDIMAEWINENMYVRKNLRRLFQRKALITSKVVKAKKDEEGAQKFSQYFEWDEPLYKTPSHRLLAMLRAESEGFVKTNVGVDKEEAINFIENAIIKSNNESSDQIALAIKDSYKRLLEPAISNETLQEAKEKADKKAIEIFSENLSQLLLAPPLGEKRILAIDPGYKSGCKIVCIDEKGDLLHNETIYPHAPQNESGMAMKKIRSMVNAYNIEAISIGNGTASRETEFFIKKIAFDKPLQVFVVSEAGASVYSASKIARDEFPSYDVTVRGAVSIGRRLADPLAELVKIDAKSIGVGQYQHDVDQTQLKNELDSTVMRCVNSVGINLNTASKSLLSYVSGIGEKMAENIVNYRAENGAFEDRKQLKKVPRLGEKAYQQAAAFIRITHGKNPLDNSAVHPEAYKIVEKMAKDLGIKTDELIANKEKIALIQPEKYITEDIGILGIKDILKELEKPGLDPRKAAKVFEFDPSVKKITDLKIGMILPGIVNNITAFGCFVDLGIKESGLVHISQLKDGFVSDVNEVVKLHQHVEVRVTEVDEARKRIQLSMIL